The genomic region ACCCGGGCAAATATGCCGAGGCGATCTATTTTGAGGATGAACAGGACCTGTACGTCAACCTGTATATCGCTTCCCAATTGGATTGGGCGTCACAGGGGTTATCCCTGAAGCTTGAAACCGACTTTCCTTATTCGGAAAAGGTGACCCTGACGATCACCGGAGGCAACGCCTCGGCTCATCTAAGATTACGTGTACCCTCATGGCTGCAACAGCCAATGACGGCAACAGTTAACGGGGATACGGAACATCCGTATACACGGATGGAACCCGGCTATCTTTCCATCGACCGCACATGGACCGCGGGCGATGTCATCACAATCACACTGCCGATGACACTCCGCCAGTACACATCGCGTGATGATGCCCACAAAGTAGCCTTCCTGTACGGCCCGATTGTACTCGCCGGTGCACTGGGAAGCGAGGGTCTACCCGAGGATACGATTGTGGACGAAACAGCGCTGAATCCCAAGACGGCACCTGTACCTGTAATTTGGACGGAGCAAGAGGATGTACGAAATTGGATCAAAGCCGTGGATGCAGACACGTTAACCTTTGAACTTAGCAAGGATGTCACTTCCACCGGAGAAGCCGTGAAGCTTGTTCCGTTCTATGATGTGCATCATGAATTTTATACCGTTTACTGGCCGTTTAACGACGAAGGTGATGCGTTGGAGAAAGAGTTGAACGATATCACGATCGACAGGGTTCAAGCGGATGGTCAGCAGGATGAGATCGGACATCAACTGGATAGCAATTGCCGTGGGGAGTATCATAATGGTTCTACCACGGATGGCCGTAACAAGCTGCATATGTGGCGAGAGGCTTTTGGCGTCCGTGGAGCTTACTTCAGTTATCAGCTGGCAGTGGATCGAGCCGCAGCCAATTACCTATGCGTGGCCTATTGGGGCGGAGATCATTCGCCGTTTGAACGGGAAGGTACGTTATACGACAGACAATTCAGCATTACCGTGGATGGAGCCGTCATCGGAGAGCAGCGAATTCATATGAACAAAATCGGCGAAGTGTTCTATGTAACCTATGATATTCCTGAGATCGTTACATCAGGCAATGACAGCGTTACGGTAATGTTCCAGGCGAAGGGCGACAATGGATGTGTCGGGAAAGTTGTAGAGGTACGCACCACGAGAAGCAAACCGGAATCCATCTTTTCGTGATAACAGGCATGGTGTGAAAAGGCGGTGGCCTGTCCACTGGAGGAGAGGGTTCGATAAGAAATCGACTTTCTAATTTCTAACGAACCGCACACGTCTTATATGGGCAATATTGATGAGGTGGAAAATGTAACGAATCTCAGCGACGCTATTTCATTCAAAATGGGCGCTAAACAACGTTTCTACACCAAATTCGCGAACATAACGTGTCTCAGGTTCGTTACATTTTCAGAAGAGCTGAAATATACCAAATAGCGCCACCTCAGTTCGTTAGCTATAGAAAACGGTATCAAGATTTTT from Paenibacillus sp. FSL R5-0341 harbors:
- a CDS encoding beta-L-arabinofuranosidase domain-containing protein → MIDTKKGFLGPEHVDLLNGVFQTSQEVGERYLLSLDIDRFLAPCFEAHGLPVKKERYTGWEARTISGHSLGHYLSALAVTYQATGNITLKETLDYAVTELARIQQTTGSGYIGGLSEEAFHIAFRAEHIGGFNIGEYWVPWYSVHKIYRGLIDAYKLTGNGQALEVVTRFADWAVEGLLPMTEEQMQTMLQSEHGGMNEVFAHLYGITGKALYLEIANKFTHQLILRPLEHKQDDLQGRHANTQIPKVIGAAEIYNQDHSRESYRTAAEFFWDTTIHHRSYVFGATSISEHYEAKGMESLGIKTGESCCTHNMMHLTKQLFAWNPDSAYMDYYENAIYNHILGTQDPDTGNKTYFASTLQGHYKIYGTHDTAWWCCTGSGMENPGKYAEAIYFEDEQDLYVNLYIASQLDWASQGLSLKLETDFPYSEKVTLTITGGNASAHLRLRVPSWLQQPMTATVNGDTEHPYTRMEPGYLSIDRTWTAGDVITITLPMTLRQYTSRDDAHKVAFLYGPIVLAGALGSEGLPEDTIVDETALNPKTAPVPVIWTEQEDVRNWIKAVDADTLTFELSKDVTSTGEAVKLVPFYDVHHEFYTVYWPFNDEGDALEKELNDITIDRVQADGQQDEIGHQLDSNCRGEYHNGSTTDGRNKLHMWREAFGVRGAYFSYQLAVDRAAANYLCVAYWGGDHSPFEREGTLYDRQFSITVDGAVIGEQRIHMNKIGEVFYVTYDIPEIVTSGNDSVTVMFQAKGDNGCVGKVVEVRTTRSKPESIFS